A stretch of Brassica napus cultivar Da-Ae chromosome C6, Da-Ae, whole genome shotgun sequence DNA encodes these proteins:
- the LOC106406458 gene encoding E3 ubiquitin-protein ligase RGLG5 isoform X1: MGGSSSKDSNRGGRSSRRYSGSPSASSSASSWGPYGDHQNSSYHTPSHPSASPAPSYNNPRWQTQKNLERKYSRIGDNYRSIDEVTAALSHAGLESSNLIVGIDVTKSNEWTGARSFGRKSLHYIGTTPNPYQQAISIIGKTLSVFDEDNLIPCYGFGDATTHDQDVFSFNANDTFCNGFEEVLMCYREIVPQLRLAGPTSFAPIIERAITIVEESGGQYHVLLIIADGQVTRSVDTEHGAVSPQEQQTIDAIVRASEYPLSIVLVGVGDGPWDTMRQFDDNIPARAFDNFQFVNFTEIMSKNVDPARKEAEFALSALMEIPSQYKATLELGLLGRRTGNCPNRFALPPPTYAAQSMRNSPRTSRSTSFQTRTPQAYDSGVAAATAPVPNARNDGQLCPICLVIPKNMAFNCGHQTCSDCGEDLHVCPICRSSISVRIKLY; encoded by the exons ATGGGAGGAAGCAGCTCAAAAGACTCGAACAGAGGAGGCAGAAGCAGCCGTAGGTATTCAGGTAGCCCGTCAGCGAGCTCGTCTGCTTCTTCTTGGGGGCCTTACGGAGACCACCAGAACAGCTCCTACCACACACCAAGCCATCCATCTGCAAGCCCTGCACCTTCCTATAACAATCCTCGATGGCAAACTCAGAAGAATCTTGAGAGGAAGTATTCACGGATTGGTGATAACTACCGCTCCATTGATGAG GTTACTGCTGCTCTTTCACATGCTGGTTTGGAGTCCTCGAATCTGATTGTTGGCATTGATGTCACCAAGAGCAACGAGTGGACAG gggcGAGATCATTTGGTAGGAAGAGCCTGCATTACATTGGAACAACTCCAAACCCTTATCAGCAAGCGATTTCCATCATTGGAAAGACTTTGTCGGTTTTCGATGAAGATAACTTGATCCCATGTTATGGATTTGGAGATG CTACAACACATGATCAGGATGTGTTTAGTTTCAATGCCAATGATACATTTTGTAATGGATTTGAAGAAGTTCTCATGTGTTACAGAGAGATTGTCCCCCAGCTACGCCTTGCAG GTCCGACATCTTTTGCACCGATTATCGAAAGGGCCATAACGATTGTGGAAGAAAGTGGAGGCCAGTACCATGTTCTTCTCATAATCGCTGATGGACAG GTGACAAGAAGTGTCGATACAGAGCATGGGGCAGTCAGTCCACAAGAGCAGCAGACCATTGACGCCATTGTTAGAGCAAG CGAGTATCCATTGTCGATCGTTCTTGTTGGTGTGGGAGATGGCCCTTGGGACACTATGAGACAGTTTGATGACAACATCCCCGCTCGTGCCTTCGACAACTTCCAGTTTGTGAATTTCACGGAGATAATGTCAAAGAACGTTGATCCAGCAAGAAAAGAGGCAGAGTTTGCGCTTTCCGCGTTGATGGAGATCCCATCTCAGTACAAAGCCACCCTTGAGCTTGGTTTACTAGG AAGAAGAACTGGAAACTGTCCAAACAGGTTTGCGCTTCCACCACCAACGTATGCTGCTCAGTCCATGCGCAACAGTCCAAGAACTTCTCGATCAACCAGCTTTCAGACCAGAACACCACAAGCGTATGATAGTGGTGTGGCTGCCGCCACTGCACCAGTCCCAAATGCTCGTAATGATGGCCAGCTTTGTCCTATATGTCTAGTGATACCAAAGAACATGGCTTTCAACTGTGGTCATCAG ACTTGTTCAGATTGTGGGGAAGACCTCCATGTTTGTCCCATTTGCCGAAGCTCAATATCGGTTCGTATCAAGCTTTATTAA
- the LOC106406458 gene encoding E3 ubiquitin-protein ligase RGLG5 isoform X2, whose protein sequence is MLLEVLQAIVLFILFWIWLSVMGGSSSKDSNRGGRSSRRYSGSPSASSSASSWGPYGDHQNSSYHTPSHPSASPAPSYNNPRWQTQKNLERKYSRIGDNYRSIDEVTAALSHAGLESSNLIVGIDVTKSNEWTGARSFGRKSLHYIGTTPNPYQQAISIIGKTLSVFDEDNLIPCYGFGDATTHDQDVFSFNANDTFCNGFEEVLMCYREIVPQLRLAGPTSFAPIIERAITIVEESGGQYHVLLIIADGQVTRSVDTEHGAVSPQEQQTIDAIVRASEYPLSIVLVGVGDGPWDTMRQFDDNIPARAFDNFQFVNFTEIMSKNVDPARKEAEFALSALMEIPSQYKATLELGLLGRRTGNCPNRFALPPPTYAAQSMRNSPRTSRSTSFQTRTPQAYDSGVAAATAPVPNARNDGQLCPICLVIPKNMAFNCGHQTCSDCGEDLHVCPICRSSISVRIKLY, encoded by the exons ATGCTTCTTGAAGTGTTGCAGGCGATTGTATTGTTCATCTTGTTCTGGATTTGGTTGTCTGTGATGGGAGGAAGCAGCTCAAAAGACTCGAACAGAGGAGGCAGAAGCAGCCGTAGGTATTCAGGTAGCCCGTCAGCGAGCTCGTCTGCTTCTTCTTGGGGGCCTTACGGAGACCACCAGAACAGCTCCTACCACACACCAAGCCATCCATCTGCAAGCCCTGCACCTTCCTATAACAATCCTCGATGGCAAACTCAGAAGAATCTTGAGAGGAAGTATTCACGGATTGGTGATAACTACCGCTCCATTGATGAG GTTACTGCTGCTCTTTCACATGCTGGTTTGGAGTCCTCGAATCTGATTGTTGGCATTGATGTCACCAAGAGCAACGAGTGGACAG gggcGAGATCATTTGGTAGGAAGAGCCTGCATTACATTGGAACAACTCCAAACCCTTATCAGCAAGCGATTTCCATCATTGGAAAGACTTTGTCGGTTTTCGATGAAGATAACTTGATCCCATGTTATGGATTTGGAGATG CTACAACACATGATCAGGATGTGTTTAGTTTCAATGCCAATGATACATTTTGTAATGGATTTGAAGAAGTTCTCATGTGTTACAGAGAGATTGTCCCCCAGCTACGCCTTGCAG GTCCGACATCTTTTGCACCGATTATCGAAAGGGCCATAACGATTGTGGAAGAAAGTGGAGGCCAGTACCATGTTCTTCTCATAATCGCTGATGGACAG GTGACAAGAAGTGTCGATACAGAGCATGGGGCAGTCAGTCCACAAGAGCAGCAGACCATTGACGCCATTGTTAGAGCAAG CGAGTATCCATTGTCGATCGTTCTTGTTGGTGTGGGAGATGGCCCTTGGGACACTATGAGACAGTTTGATGACAACATCCCCGCTCGTGCCTTCGACAACTTCCAGTTTGTGAATTTCACGGAGATAATGTCAAAGAACGTTGATCCAGCAAGAAAAGAGGCAGAGTTTGCGCTTTCCGCGTTGATGGAGATCCCATCTCAGTACAAAGCCACCCTTGAGCTTGGTTTACTAGG AAGAAGAACTGGAAACTGTCCAAACAGGTTTGCGCTTCCACCACCAACGTATGCTGCTCAGTCCATGCGCAACAGTCCAAGAACTTCTCGATCAACCAGCTTTCAGACCAGAACACCACAAGCGTATGATAGTGGTGTGGCTGCCGCCACTGCACCAGTCCCAAATGCTCGTAATGATGGCCAGCTTTGTCCTATATGTCTAGTGATACCAAAGAACATGGCTTTCAACTGTGGTCATCAG ACTTGTTCAGATTGTGGGGAAGACCTCCATGTTTGTCCCATTTGCCGAAGCTCAATATCGGTTCGTATCAAGCTTTATTAA